The nucleotide sequence GCGGAGGAAGGCCTACCTGACCTGCTACTTTTCCACGGAAGGACTCAGCGTGCAGGCCCGCGAGCGATTCGATGCGATCCTGCTCACCGTGCGCGGCGTGCTCGACCGGCTTGAAGCCTACAATGTCGAGCGTGCGGTCCGGCAGCGGGTCTTCGGCGCCAGCGCACCCTTGGCTATATTCTTTCTCAATCAGTCCTCGGAGGTCTGCCCGCTCAATCACGCGGCGGTGACCTTTGCGGAATCCCACTGGCTTCCTGACGAAGCCGTGCGCCAACTCACCCCGGACCAGACTTCGAAAATCGATCTGGTCGTGGACGGTGCATGGATCAATCCGGTGACCGCCGACTGGCGCGATGTCACCTTGGATCTCGGTGCTGGTGCATCCACGATCCATGCCCTGCCCAAACTCAGCGGCGAGGTCATCCTGATGATTCCCATCGCCGGAAAGGACCCAAATGCCGAGGAGGCCGTGACCATTCTGACTCGCCGCCAGCGCGAGATCATGGACTGGATCGCGGAAGGAAAGACGAGTGCCGAGGCAGCCATCATCCTGGGCATCAGCCCGCGCACAGTGGAGAAGCACCTCGAAGCCGTCTTCCAGCGCCTCGGCGTGGAAAACCGGATCGCAGCAATGCGCCGCTACCTGGATCTCAAGCGCGGGATCTGAGCCGCTCGAGGGCGGCGCGGAATGCGGCGTCCTCGAAGTCCGCTTCCAGCCACCCCGGCAAGCGCGGGTGGCGGAAGGGCTCGTAGAGGCAGACATTCCCGCCAATCACCCCGCCGAGATAGCTGAAGGTGCTCTTCGCCACGAAGAGCACATCACTGCGGACGAAGTGGTGGAAGCTTTCGAAAACATCGTCGTCGAGGTGAAGCCGCACGCCGAGATCGGTGAAGGCCCGGAAGTCCTCCGGCTGACCCTGTGAAAAAAGCCGCACCATGGCGCGGTCCGGACCGATGGCTGCCAGCACCCGCTTCAGCCGGGCAAGCACCAGATCGTCAGCGGTGAAGCGTTCGGAGAAGCGGCCAGTCGAGCCCACGTCGCCGCGCCGCATGTGAACGGCCACCTGCACCTTGCCATCATCGTAGCCGGATAGCTCCGGCTTGGCGGACAGGGAATACTTCGCACGGATCACTGGAGCGATTTCCGCCCACGCCTCGGGATGCTTGTCGGTGAGCTTGTGGCAGTGCGCGACGACATGCAGTCGCCGCGAACGGGCGAGGAAACGGTGCGGCTTCGGCACTGCAACGAGCGGATAGCCGCGCTGCTCGATCTCTGCGGCCGTCACTTCTCCAGCGCCCAGATTGAAGAAGTCCTCCCACGCCTGCGACCATGCAACAGGGCCTGTCCCGGCTGGGACATGGGCCACGTCGGCCACCGGGCTGTGGGCGTAGGTCAGGCCCTTCAGCTTTGCGCAGATCATCGCGGAAATCCGCGCGGAGATCTGCGCGCCACCGCCATCATCGCGGTCGCGGCAGGTGATGTAGCTGTCCTTCGGTCGCAGGAATGAGGGCAACGGCACGCGCGAAGATGGTCCTGAAGTCCCCGCCGCTGGCAACCCCGAAAGCCATCATGGCCGCTCGAAGACCAGCAGGTGCTGCCACGGCAAGGGCCGCAGGTTTCCCGCGAAGCGGAATCCCGCGCTCTCGAATTCCAGCCTGGCCTGAGCCTCTGTCATCTTGTGCAGCGGCTTGATCGGCACGAGCGGATCTTCCCCGCGGAACTCCACCAGAAAGATCCTTCCACCGGGCTTCAATGCGTGGCGGAGCGAAGCCAGCATTTCCCGTGGGTGGGAAAACTCGTGGTAGGCATCCACCATCAGCGCGGCATCCAGCGATGCGGCGGGCAGCTTGAGATCATCGATTTCCCCGAGGTGGGGGTCGACGTTGGTCACGCCCAGTTCCTCCGACTTTTCCCGCAGGAAATCGAGCATCTCCGGCTGGATGTCGATGGCGACGACCTTGCCCTGCGGGACCTTGGACGAAATACGAAAGCTATAGTAGCCGGAGCCGGCACCGATGTCCGCGATCACCGCGTCCGGGGCGAGTTCGATGGCGGCGATCGCCTTGGCCGGTGCCTCTTCCTGCTCGCGCTCGGTCCGCTCCAGCCAGCCGATGGCGGGGTGGCCCATCACCTTCGAGATCTCCCGACCGTGGAAGAATTTGCCGATGCCATCCGGTGAGGCGGGGCCGGTGGTGTAGGGGACGTCCTTCAGCTCCGCGGGAGTCGGGGAAAGAGCCGGCTGTTGCTTTGTTTCCTCCACACTCCGCAGCCAGGCCCATGCTGAGGCCGCGGCGATGCAGAGGATGACGAACAAGGGAACGAGACGAGCCATGGCAAGGAATGCGATCTATGCGTGATTCCGGATCTGCTGGATCTCACCGGCAATCCCCAGCGCCAGATCGCTGGCGTGACCGCCCAACCGATCCAGCCCGGACGTGTCGCCAAATCCGAGAAGCGAGATCGCCCGCGTCATCGGATGCTTCTCCAGGAAGGCCTCGATCTCCTCGCGGGTGGCGAAAGCAAAAAGCCCCGCGTAGAAGAGTGGCTTAGGATCCCGCAGGACGTTCTTCCGGTAGTGCGTCAGGAAAAGGGCCATCCAGCAGGATTTCTCCAGTCGCTCCGGATCGGACTCATGCAGGCGGGTGATCCATGACGCGGCGGTGTCCTTCAGTTGCCCATGCACGATCCAGCTCTGGTTGACGCGCTGGACCTTCAGCAGCTCCATTTCGGCCTCCTCCGAGAGCGGAGCGGGCTTGGCTAGGGATGACATCGACGACTTTTTCGAGGTTGGAACGCCGCGGACCATAGCATCCGTGGCGAGGCATTCAACCGGTCCTTGCGCCCCGGGCGGCGGCTCACTAGCCTCCGCGCCCCGCATGTCCGCCAAGATCCGCTTCACTTCCGCCTCCGCCTCCCGGCTCGTCCTCGCGAAAATCGGCCACCCGCAGCGCGAGGAGCCGCTGCAGACATCGAAGCAGGTCTATCCCATCGAGGAGGCTGACCGCAGCACGCTCACGTCCCTTTTCCTCAAGCCCTTCAAGAGCCTGGCGGGCTATCGCTTCCACCACCACTCGTCGCTCGACCAGCACGAGATGAATGCCTGCGCAAAAGCGATCTTCGAGGACCCGGAGAAGCTGCTGGAAAAGGGCTGCGACATCGCGAAGCGACTCTACACGAAGTCCAATCACCCGAACATCAAGTCCGGCGACCTCTGCATCTCGTGGATCGACGATCTGGAGGTGGATGGCAATCCAGTGACCGGCATCTGCATCCTGAAATCGGAGAGCGTGGTGCCATTCCTCAGCATTTCCACCAAGGACGGCGACCTCCAACTCCACACCGAGCATGGAATCAATCCGGAGAAGATCGACAAGGGCTGCCTCATCCTCAATCACCACCCGAACAAGGGATTCCTCGTGCTGACCTTTGATCGCACGGGCTCCGACTCCCGGTTCTGGGTGCGCGATTTCCTCGGCGTGGTGGCCGTGACCGACAGCCCCTTCCTCACGAACAAGTTCACGGACATGGCCGTGGCATTCGTGAAGCAGGAGGAGAAGGCCAAGAAGGAGGCGAAAAAGGAGCAGGAGAGCAGCGCCGAGGAATCCGGCCCGCCGATCGACGACACGCCGCCATGGGAAACCACCACCGCGGCCAAGGACGCGCTTTCCTACTTCGAGGAGAAGGAGCAGTTCAGCCTCCAGGAATTCGAAGAGCAGGTGCTACGGACGCCGGAGGCCGTGGAGAAATTCCGCGAGCACAAGGCGAAGGTCGAGGAAGAGCAGGGCCAGCGCTTCGACGACAAATTCGAGATTTCCAAGAAGGACGTCACCAAGGCGAAGAAGCGCATCGGCACCGTGGTCAAACTCGACACGGGCGTGGAGATCCACGTGAAGCCGACCTTCGCCGAGCAATCCGACGCGGTGATGGAACGCGGCTTCGACGAGGAGAAGGGGAAGAAGTTCATCAAGGTCTACTTCAACGAGGAAGTGGGCCGCTGACCTCCGCCCCGGCGGACCACAAGGGGTGTCGACCTCCGGTCGACACGGCGTGAACGGAACCGTTCACGCCGCACCCCTCATGGGGTCTGCGGGACGATCTTATCTCCCGCGCGGACCGCGCCGGCGACGGCTAGTCCGCTTCGCGGCCGTGGCTTCGCCTTGTGGGCGGCCTTGGCCTTGCTGCTGTCCGCCTCCGCCGCCACCACCTTGACGGCGGGGCTGCTTCTGCGCCTGAACGACACTGCCACGGGCTCCGCGCTGGTAGCGCTCCATGAGCGACTCGGCGTGCCAGTGGTGATCGTTCCAGTGCGGGACGGGCATGCGGATGATCTTCTCGATGTCCCGCAGGTAATCGAACTCCTCCTCGGAGCAGAAGGATACCGAGCGGCCGTCTGCACCCGCTCGACCGGTCCGGCCGATGCGGTGCACATAAGCTTCCGGCTCATTGGGCAGGTCGTAATTCACGACCAGCCCCACGTCCTTCACGTCCACGCCGCGCGCAGCTACATCGGTGGCGACGAGCACGGGCGTGAGACCCTTGCGGAAGCGCTCCAGCGCCTTTTCGCGCTGTGCCTGCGACTTGTTGCCGTGGATGGCATCGGCTTGGAAGCCAGCGGCGGTCAGGCCCTTCGCCAGCTTGTTGGCACCGTGCTTGGTGCGGCTGAAGACGATGGTGAGCTTCGATTCGCCGGCCTCGGATTGATCCTTCAGCAGCACCTCGAGGAGGTAGCGTTTGTGCTCCTTCTGGATGAAGGCGACCTTTTGCTCGATCCTCTCCGCGGTGGTGGTCTGTGGCGTAATGCTGACCTTCGCGGGGTTCTTCAGAATCGTCTCGGCGAGCTGCACGATATTCGGCGCGAGCGTGGCGGAGAAGAAGAGCGACTGGCGCTGCTGCGGGATCATCGCGACGATCTTCTTCACATCGCGGAGGAAACCCATGTCGAGCATGCGGTCCACCTCATCCAGCACGAAGAACTCGACCCCGGAAAGGTCGAGATGCTTCTGCTCGATCAGGTCCAGCAGGCGGCCGGGCGTGGCGACGAGGACATCCACACCGGTGCGCATGGCGGCGACCTGGGGATTCTGGCCGACGCCACCGTAGATCATCGTCTGGCGGAAGCGGACGTGGCGACCGTAGGTGGTGAAGCTCTTCGCCACCTGAACGGCGAGTTCACGGGTCGGAGCCAGCACCAGCGTGCGGGCGGTCTTCGGCTTCAGCGGGCGTGGATTCTCGTGAAGGGCATTCAGGATCGGCAGCGCGAAGCTGGCGGTCTTGCCGGTGCCCGTCTGCGCGCAGCCGAGGAGATCGCGACCTTCCAGAAGAAGAGGGATCGCCTGTGCCTGGATCGGCGAAGGGACGGAGTATTCCAATTCGCGCAGGGCGCGATGAAGGGGCGCGGCCAGTGGCAACGCCTCGAATGTATTCGGGGTCATTTAAGTGGGCCTGCCTGCGCGGACTGTCCGGGCGGCTGGCGGATTCGATGAGCATTCAGGGATCCCCGAACCATCTCTCATCGATGAAGACCGGAAAAGGGCTGGAGCCGGAATGACTCCGCGTCGGCAACGGCCAACGGCGCGGATTCCTAGCAGGAAATCCCGAACTGGCAAGCAGAAGCGGCGGGAGCGATGATTCACCCCCGCCGCCATAAATCATTTTCGCCACGCTCAGGCCACCACGAAACCCGCAGCCTGCTCCGGCGTGAGCTCGATGAATTGCCACGGAAGGCCGTGCACGTTCAGGTCGGCCATGAAGGCATCGGGATCGTGCTGCTCCATGTTCCAGACGCCCGGCTTCTTCCAGTCACCGGCGAGCATTTGCTTCGCGCCGATCATGGCGGGCACGCCGGTGGTGTAGCTGATCGCCTGGCTACCGACCTCGCGGAAGCACTCCTCGTGGTCGCAGATGTTGTAGATGTAGATCGCCTTCGGCTTGCCATCCTTCAGGCCGGTGATGACGTTGCCGATGCAGGTGCGGCCCTTGGTGGTGACACCGAGGTCGCCGGGATTTGGCAGCACCGCCTTGAGGAACTGCAGCGGGATGATCTCCACGCCGTTGTAGGTCACCGGGTCGATGCGGGTCATGCCGACGTTCTGGAGCACTTCGAGGTGCTTCAGGTAGTTCGGCGAAAAGCTCATCCAGAACTGCGCGCGCTTGATCGTCGGGATGTGCTTCACGAGGGACTCGAGTTCCTCGTGATACATGCGGTAGATCTCGTAGGTGCCCACGCCTTCCGGGCAGGTGAATGCCTGATGCTTCGACATCGGCGCGGTCTCGACGAATGCGCCATCCTCCCAGTGACGGCACTCGGCGGTGACCTCGCGGATATTGATCTCCGGATTGAAATTCGTGGCGAAAGCGTGGCCGTGGTTGCCGCCATTCACGTCGATGATGTCCAGCGTGTGGATTTCGTCGAAGTGATGCTTCAGCGCCCAGGCGGTGAAGACGTTCGTGACACCGGGGTCGAAGCCGGAGCCGAGCAGGGCGGAGAGACCCGCCTTCTCGAACTTCTCCTGGTAGGCCCACTGCCAGGAGTATTCGAATTTTGCGACGTCCTTCGGCTCGTAGTTCGCGGTGTCCAGGTAATCCACGCCGGCTTCCAGGCAGGCATCCATGATCGCGAGGTCCTGATAGGGCAGGGCCACATTGATGACGAGGGTCGCGCCGGTCTGTCGGATGAGGGCGACGGTCTGGGCCGGATCATCCGCGTCCACCTGGGCGGTGGCGATTTCCCGGCCGGTGCGGGCTTTCACGGACTCGGCGATGGCGTCGCACTTCGACTTCGTGCGGGAGGCGAGGGTGATTTCGCCGAAAACCTCGGGGACCATGGCGCACTTGTGGGCGACGACGCTGCCGACTCCGCCGGCTCCGATGAGAAGGACCTTGTTCATGGAAATGGTGGAGGAAGGGGTGGGGGAAAGCGGCCCGGCGTGCAAGGAATTCCGCGTGGAGGAATCGCCCCGGCAGAAACCCGCCACCCGCCGCAAGATTTTAGAGACAAACCGGCGGGCGAAGGGCATTTTTACAGCGAATGAAGTCGTGTGCCTCTGCGGAATGGAAAGCTTGGCTGGCCGAGTGTGGCCCCCGGCTGCTCCTTTTTGCACGCGGCTGGGCCCCGAGCCGTGAGGATGCCGAGGATCTGGTGCAGGAAGCCATCGTCCGCCTGTGGAATTACCAGCAGGACAAGGGCGGCGGTGTGCCGGACCTGCCGCTGGCATTTTCCACCATCCGCTTCTGCGGGCTGAATCACCACCGGTCCGAGAGTCGCCGCCGGAAGCGGGAGGAGTCGATCATTTACCTGAACGATTTCACCGATGTCTGGCTCGATCCCTCGATGGAGGACGATGAGGACGCCGTGCGTCTGCGCGACGCTGTCCAAGAGCTAAGCCCGAAGCTCCGCGAGGTGGTCACGATGAAAATCTGGGGTGGTCTCACCTTCGCGGAGATCTCCGAAGCCCTTGCAATTTCCCAAAACACCGCTGCGTCGCGCTACCGCTACGCGCTCGAACAACTGGCGCAGGACATGCGCCGACTGAAGGAAGAACGCCATGGAATCGCCTGAAGATATCGAAAAGGCGCTCGCCCGTTTGATGCCGTCCGCAATCAGCGAGAAGGGCCAACGGTCGATGGATGACCTGATCGACAGCCTCGCCGCCGGAGAGGTGGTCGAGGTAGAGGGGTTGCCCGCGCAAAAGCTGAGCCGCCCGTATTGGTCGTGGTTCGGTGGAATCGGGGCCGCTGCTGCTGCGGTGATCGTCGCGATGAGCCTGCCACAGGGCGGATCTCCGATGGTCGCTGACAATACCCAGACGCCGGCGACCCCCTCCACGAACGGCGATCTCGTCCTGATCGGCTCCACGGAAGTCGTGGAAGATGCCGTGCCGGAAGACTGGATGTCCGAGACCGACGGCGTGCCGCACCGCGCCTGGCGCGTCCGGGTGGTCGATCAAGAGCGTCTGCGCGATGTCCAAACCGGCTACGAAGTCCTCGTTTCCCATCCCCGGGAAGAAGTCCGGCTGATGCCTGTCACCTCATTCTGATTTGTGAAAATCTCCGCCATTATCTTGGGAATCGCCCTTTCCGGCTCCGCATTTGCGGATGAAGCGGCGAAGAACCACGCATCGCCGACGCAGCTCATCCAAGGAGT is from Luteolibacter flavescens and encodes:
- a CDS encoding response regulator transcription factor, with amino-acid sequence MLGTSYFELAQAIYKATNFDDVVDLLVAKLPSLIGTEEAVISGTSPIAGVCSVFGHGPMKKLVQERTEVMNRLIGSHPIMNRVDFNNPGDLGFAMSDYVSPEEYRNAEFTRQVYGDKVSADVMFGLLVAGVRRKAYLTCYFSTEGLSVQARERFDAILLTVRGVLDRLEAYNVERAVRQRVFGASAPLAIFFLNQSSEVCPLNHAAVTFAESHWLPDEAVRQLTPDQTSKIDLVVDGAWINPVTADWRDVTLDLGAGASTIHALPKLSGEVILMIPIAGKDPNAEEAVTILTRRQREIMDWIAEGKTSAEAAIILGISPRTVEKHLEAVFQRLGVENRIAAMRRYLDLKRGI
- a CDS encoding class I SAM-dependent methyltransferase → MARLVPLFVILCIAAASAWAWLRSVEETKQQPALSPTPAELKDVPYTTGPASPDGIGKFFHGREISKVMGHPAIGWLERTEREQEEAPAKAIAAIELAPDAVIADIGAGSGYYSFRISSKVPQGKVVAIDIQPEMLDFLREKSEELGVTNVDPHLGEIDDLKLPAASLDAALMVDAYHEFSHPREMLASLRHALKPGGRIFLVEFRGEDPLVPIKPLHKMTEAQARLEFESAGFRFAGNLRPLPWQHLLVFERP
- a CDS encoding nucleoid-associated protein, which translates into the protein MSAKIRFTSASASRLVLAKIGHPQREEPLQTSKQVYPIEEADRSTLTSLFLKPFKSLAGYRFHHHSSLDQHEMNACAKAIFEDPEKLLEKGCDIAKRLYTKSNHPNIKSGDLCISWIDDLEVDGNPVTGICILKSESVVPFLSISTKDGDLQLHTEHGINPEKIDKGCLILNHHPNKGFLVLTFDRTGSDSRFWVRDFLGVVAVTDSPFLTNKFTDMAVAFVKQEEKAKKEAKKEQESSAEESGPPIDDTPPWETTTAAKDALSYFEEKEQFSLQEFEEQVLRTPEAVEKFREHKAKVEEEQGQRFDDKFEISKKDVTKAKKRIGTVVKLDTGVEIHVKPTFAEQSDAVMERGFDEEKGKKFIKVYFNEEVGR
- a CDS encoding DEAD/DEAH box helicase — encoded protein: MTPNTFEALPLAAPLHRALRELEYSVPSPIQAQAIPLLLEGRDLLGCAQTGTGKTASFALPILNALHENPRPLKPKTARTLVLAPTRELAVQVAKSFTTYGRHVRFRQTMIYGGVGQNPQVAAMRTGVDVLVATPGRLLDLIEQKHLDLSGVEFFVLDEVDRMLDMGFLRDVKKIVAMIPQQRQSLFFSATLAPNIVQLAETILKNPAKVSITPQTTTAERIEQKVAFIQKEHKRYLLEVLLKDQSEAGESKLTIVFSRTKHGANKLAKGLTAAGFQADAIHGNKSQAQREKALERFRKGLTPVLVATDVAARGVDVKDVGLVVNYDLPNEPEAYVHRIGRTGRAGADGRSVSFCSEEEFDYLRDIEKIIRMPVPHWNDHHWHAESLMERYQRGARGSVVQAQKQPRRQGGGGGGGQQQGQGRPQGEATAAKRTSRRRRGPRGR
- a CDS encoding saccharopine dehydrogenase family protein; translated protein: MNKVLLIGAGGVGSVVAHKCAMVPEVFGEITLASRTKSKCDAIAESVKARTGREIATAQVDADDPAQTVALIRQTGATLVINVALPYQDLAIMDACLEAGVDYLDTANYEPKDVAKFEYSWQWAYQEKFEKAGLSALLGSGFDPGVTNVFTAWALKHHFDEIHTLDIIDVNGGNHGHAFATNFNPEINIREVTAECRHWEDGAFVETAPMSKHQAFTCPEGVGTYEIYRMYHEELESLVKHIPTIKRAQFWMSFSPNYLKHLEVLQNVGMTRIDPVTYNGVEIIPLQFLKAVLPNPGDLGVTTKGRTCIGNVITGLKDGKPKAIYIYNICDHEECFREVGSQAISYTTGVPAMIGAKQMLAGDWKKPGVWNMEQHDPDAFMADLNVHGLPWQFIELTPEQAAGFVVA
- a CDS encoding RNA polymerase sigma factor, producing the protein MKSCASAEWKAWLAECGPRLLLFARGWAPSREDAEDLVQEAIVRLWNYQQDKGGGVPDLPLAFSTIRFCGLNHHRSESRRRKREESIIYLNDFTDVWLDPSMEDDEDAVRLRDAVQELSPKLREVVTMKIWGGLTFAEISEALAISQNTAASRYRYALEQLAQDMRRLKEERHGIA